Proteins from one Brevibacillus humidisoli genomic window:
- a CDS encoding YcdB/YcdC domain-containing protein encodes MKPVHLKRASCVLLSASLLLPLATAQAAPARAVEAQVNSLPTAAAVSGKIAAIQPSDVKLNKEKALAIAKSYVTLPAGAELTNTSFRNRDNWRSFPEWSFDWMKKEENGRGTNLSISVSINADTGELTSYHTWENKRDDSNSGQPIEREAAAKIAEQFLNQHASAKKSQVRLYDRHMPNEKPPLGNDVRYTFRYARVANDILFPDNGIYIEVDGSGKVTSYNLDWNDKITFPKPKETIGEDQAAEAFKESANAKPVYNLPWERYNDNQAKPYLVYQNPFEYFIDAQTGEPLKQDLEPRSADQEPVPVTNGSLTPHNSGGSLSQEDAVKLTNKLFSLSGYELASVNYYENESRSESSVWRLRYEKEGTSNEETSYVYVSLDAKTGDVLSFNNDMIRPLATESGKTEKVDWTEEQIREKAIAALKKYSPSIASELYLTDVNDRREFERGDWVSIHFHRLIDGIQAASGTASITFNLAKGEIEHYDVNIGSETYPNQPPSHASADEAVAAWWEEAKVELEYVLPPIREELIKMGKANPEDELTARLVYRVSTTPYEQPYAYHAETGEWVSLSTGNTISLHRVKPSDIEGHPAEKQLTLMYEYDAISPIDGKLMPERAITRGEMIKMLMITLNHGRFYPERYALDKATFNDVTAGSQYFAYVEAAVQSGLLSKDAPNLKPDETITRGELADMLVRALGLHKLADYDSLFATNVTDISEEERGTIAIITTLGIMSAQDGKFSPDLVVNRADAAVAFSRFLEKRNELNLGQAPSYMY; translated from the coding sequence ATGAAACCCGTACATCTCAAACGCGCCTCATGCGTTTTGTTATCCGCATCACTCCTGCTGCCGCTGGCTACAGCACAAGCAGCACCTGCGAGAGCCGTTGAAGCTCAGGTGAATTCACTGCCGACCGCGGCAGCCGTATCGGGCAAGATCGCAGCCATTCAACCTTCCGATGTGAAACTGAACAAAGAGAAAGCGCTGGCGATTGCTAAATCATACGTAACACTCCCGGCTGGTGCTGAACTGACTAACACATCGTTCCGTAATCGAGATAACTGGCGTTCCTTTCCAGAGTGGAGCTTTGATTGGATGAAAAAAGAAGAAAACGGTCGGGGAACCAATCTATCTATCAGCGTCTCGATCAATGCAGACACTGGTGAACTGACATCCTATCACACCTGGGAAAACAAGCGAGACGACAGCAATTCCGGACAGCCGATCGAACGGGAAGCAGCAGCCAAAATCGCCGAACAGTTTTTAAACCAGCATGCTTCTGCGAAGAAATCCCAGGTCCGCCTGTATGATCGCCATATGCCAAACGAAAAGCCACCGTTGGGAAATGATGTTCGATACACCTTCCGCTATGCACGCGTTGCCAACGATATTCTCTTTCCTGACAATGGGATTTATATCGAGGTTGACGGATCGGGAAAAGTGACCAGCTATAATCTGGACTGGAACGACAAGATCACGTTCCCAAAGCCCAAAGAGACGATCGGTGAAGACCAGGCAGCTGAGGCGTTCAAAGAGTCAGCCAATGCCAAACCGGTCTACAACCTGCCCTGGGAGCGGTACAACGACAACCAGGCGAAGCCATACCTTGTGTACCAGAACCCATTTGAGTACTTCATCGATGCCCAAACAGGCGAACCGCTAAAGCAGGATCTGGAACCGCGCTCCGCCGATCAAGAGCCGGTCCCGGTCACCAACGGTTCCCTCACGCCGCACAACAGCGGTGGCTCGCTCTCCCAAGAAGATGCGGTCAAACTGACTAACAAGCTGTTCAGCCTGTCCGGATACGAGTTGGCCTCCGTCAACTATTATGAGAATGAATCGCGAAGCGAGAGCAGTGTCTGGAGACTTCGCTATGAAAAGGAAGGAACCTCCAACGAAGAAACGAGTTATGTCTACGTCTCGCTTGACGCCAAAACAGGCGATGTACTCTCGTTTAACAATGATATGATTCGCCCACTGGCTACTGAATCGGGTAAAACGGAGAAAGTAGATTGGACGGAGGAGCAAATCAGAGAGAAAGCGATCGCCGCCCTGAAAAAATACTCGCCATCCATCGCCTCCGAGCTGTATCTGACCGACGTGAACGACCGACGTGAATTCGAGCGCGGCGACTGGGTCAGCATCCATTTTCACCGTCTGATCGACGGAATCCAGGCGGCAAGCGGAACAGCATCGATTACGTTTAACCTGGCAAAAGGAGAGATTGAGCACTACGATGTCAACATAGGCAGCGAGACCTACCCGAACCAACCGCCGAGCCACGCCAGCGCTGACGAAGCCGTGGCTGCCTGGTGGGAGGAAGCAAAGGTAGAGCTGGAATACGTGCTCCCGCCGATTCGTGAAGAACTGATCAAGATGGGAAAAGCAAATCCGGAAGATGAGCTTACCGCCAGACTGGTCTATCGTGTCTCCACGACTCCATACGAGCAGCCGTATGCCTATCATGCGGAAACCGGTGAATGGGTAAGCTTGTCTACCGGCAATACGATCTCCCTGCATCGGGTAAAACCATCTGACATTGAAGGACATCCTGCGGAAAAACAACTGACGCTGATGTATGAGTACGATGCCATCTCTCCAATCGACGGCAAGCTGATGCCGGAGAGAGCGATTACCCGCGGGGAAATGATCAAGATGCTGATGATCACTTTGAACCATGGACGCTTCTATCCAGAGCGCTACGCACTGGATAAAGCGACATTTAACGATGTCACCGCCGGCTCCCAGTACTTCGCATACGTGGAAGCAGCCGTACAGTCCGGGCTTCTCAGCAAGGACGCTCCCAACCTGAAACCGGATGAGACGATCACGCGCGGCGAGTTGGCCGACATGCTGGTACGTGCCCTCGGCCTGCACAAACTGGCCGATTACGACTCACTGTTTGCTACGAATGTAACAGACATTTCAGAAGAGGAGCGGGGTACCATCGCGATCATTACAACACTAGGGATCATGAGCGCACAGGATGGAAAATTCTCACCCGACCTGGTGGTGAACAGGGCTGATGCAGCCGTCGCTTTCTCCCGCTTCCTGGAAAAGAGAAACGAACTCAATCTAGGCCAAGCGCCTTCCTACATGTACTGA
- a CDS encoding GGDEF domain-containing protein gives MSHFFLAAWPENRPGLLFLTDASGRLLNMVPLQAHQKWKPAAFTYGIGDVMAAGAASVVSKALDSGQLSVAEEAGPGNRCAWAAIPLKEQDGRIRATIGLIVPKELFPYELGSYMQGMEPLIYMGYDAYIKRATSEIVMNANRYHKAKEFVTCVIEQIHEIVDKGCCSAVRLDDRGYVVPQERFTIPAGEDHDRHLSEILPRFFNRRITPTVTDEHRLIVSPVYCEGTPLYAFLLHIPPEQNGVVYDARDVAFLQNVAEKIRNALMRAVISDQIRREERKKDLLYTLTKQIQASIDVNDVLDEIMKSIRQLYPHAEVELYLTVDTNTTLPVKQLGYQTEQGEFSNRAYMEGQLVVGSRREGEEEVTVVAAPLLGKQGVYGVLQLTAGRGGLLLHTETDYISILAETAGTAFENAQLYQQSRNLIRELRLINEMAQQLNRTLNLEEIMQIVSKMMINTFRAQHCAILQRLDESRLIVRYASTEEDMGRVVAASDVPVEGILRERQGVIVAHGQPQTVAYSGTKFASLMGVPIWKESKVSGALIVSDERPHFFSFDDFKLLEIFGQHTSLSITNAMLHNEVERMVRTDNLTGLFARRYLDEQVSHSLEHDDRGSLILIDIDYFKQINDTYGHQVGDEVLMQVAQLVKQCIRDTDIPARWGGEELAVYLPKVDISRAFIVAERIRSCVEAETRPQVTISIGVARWDRQNHHQVSVETLFHQADTALYDAKNRGRNQVRLA, from the coding sequence ATGAGCCACTTTTTTTTGGCTGCATGGCCGGAAAATCGACCCGGATTGTTGTTCCTGACGGATGCCTCCGGTCGCCTGCTCAATATGGTTCCCCTGCAAGCCCATCAGAAGTGGAAGCCAGCTGCGTTCACGTACGGGATCGGGGACGTGATGGCTGCAGGCGCTGCTTCGGTCGTCAGCAAAGCACTTGACAGCGGCCAACTGTCAGTGGCGGAGGAAGCAGGTCCTGGCAACAGATGCGCCTGGGCAGCGATCCCGCTGAAGGAACAGGATGGCCGCATCAGGGCGACGATTGGCTTGATCGTACCCAAAGAGCTTTTTCCTTATGAGCTAGGCTCCTATATGCAGGGAATGGAACCGCTGATTTATATGGGCTATGATGCATACATCAAGCGGGCTACCAGTGAAATCGTGATGAATGCCAACAGGTACCACAAGGCGAAAGAGTTTGTAACATGTGTAATCGAGCAAATCCACGAGATAGTAGATAAGGGGTGCTGCTCCGCGGTCCGGCTTGATGACCGGGGATACGTCGTGCCGCAGGAGCGTTTTACGATTCCGGCCGGAGAGGATCATGACAGGCATTTGTCCGAAATCCTCCCCCGTTTCTTCAATCGGCGAATCACCCCCACTGTCACCGATGAACACCGATTGATCGTCTCTCCCGTGTACTGTGAAGGAACCCCTCTTTATGCCTTTTTGCTGCACATTCCACCCGAGCAAAACGGCGTCGTTTACGACGCCCGAGACGTAGCCTTCCTGCAGAACGTGGCAGAGAAGATCCGCAACGCTTTGATGCGGGCGGTCATATCGGATCAGATACGCCGAGAAGAGCGGAAGAAAGATCTGTTGTACACGCTAACCAAGCAAATCCAGGCATCGATCGATGTAAATGACGTGCTCGACGAAATCATGAAAAGCATCCGGCAGCTCTACCCGCATGCAGAGGTAGAACTGTATCTGACGGTAGACACCAACACGACGCTGCCGGTGAAACAGCTTGGCTACCAGACGGAACAGGGAGAGTTTAGCAATCGGGCGTACATGGAAGGACAGCTCGTGGTTGGCTCCAGGCGAGAGGGAGAGGAGGAAGTGACGGTCGTCGCAGCGCCACTGTTGGGAAAGCAGGGAGTGTACGGGGTGCTCCAGTTGACGGCCGGCAGAGGAGGACTCCTGCTCCATACGGAGACGGACTACATCTCGATATTGGCCGAGACGGCAGGTACAGCGTTTGAAAACGCGCAGTTGTACCAGCAGTCCCGCAACCTGATCCGCGAACTTCGCCTGATCAACGAAATGGCTCAGCAGCTAAACCGTACATTAAATCTTGAGGAAATCATGCAGATCGTATCCAAAATGATGATCAATACGTTCCGTGCACAGCATTGTGCTATTTTGCAGCGGCTGGATGAGAGTCGCTTGATTGTCCGGTACGCATCCACCGAAGAGGATATGGGCAGAGTGGTTGCTGCTTCCGATGTGCCCGTAGAGGGAATCCTGCGGGAGAGGCAGGGAGTGATTGTAGCTCACGGGCAGCCGCAGACAGTTGCGTATTCGGGTACGAAGTTTGCTTCGCTGATGGGCGTCCCGATATGGAAGGAGTCAAAAGTTTCGGGAGCCCTGATCGTGTCCGACGAGCGGCCTCATTTTTTCAGTTTTGACGATTTTAAACTGCTCGAAATCTTCGGTCAGCATACCAGTCTTTCCATCACCAACGCGATGCTTCACAATGAAGTGGAGCGGATGGTGCGGACGGATAATCTGACCGGATTGTTTGCCAGACGTTATCTGGATGAGCAGGTTAGCCACTCTCTCGAACATGATGACCGCGGTTCCCTGATTTTAATCGACATTGATTACTTCAAACAAATCAATGACACGTATGGGCATCAAGTAGGGGATGAGGTGCTCATGCAGGTGGCACAGTTAGTCAAACAGTGCATTCGCGATACCGATATTCCCGCCCGTTGGGGAGGAGAGGAACTGGCGGTCTACCTTCCGAAAGTGGATATCTCTCGGGCCTTTATCGTGGCCGAGCGAATACGCAGTTGCGTGGAAGCGGAGACCAGACCGCAGGTCACCATTTCCATTGGGGTCGCAAGATGGGACCGGCAAAATCACCATCAGGTCAGTGTAGAGACATTGTTTCATCAGGCGGACACTGCCCTGTACGATGCCAAAAACAGAGGAAGAAACCAGGTGCGCCTGGCATAG
- a CDS encoding histidine phosphatase family protein — translation METILYMIRHGETEWNRIRRIQGHSDLQLTATGERQADRLAKRFAGKAISAVYSSDLQRASETARRLAEAVGQSVHILPALRERNFGKWEGLTREEIEERYQDSNMNEAKYGIESFAAMQKRAMECLTTIAEVNLSGTVAVVSHGGLINSFLHFITNGTLGTGVTQIDNTGVSTVRYRSGQWEVLHVNDTEHLQEPPLFAG, via the coding sequence ATGGAAACCATCCTTTACATGATCCGCCATGGGGAGACCGAATGGAACCGGATCAGGCGCATCCAAGGACACAGTGATCTCCAACTGACCGCAACTGGCGAACGGCAGGCCGATAGACTGGCCAAAAGGTTTGCCGGAAAGGCGATTTCCGCTGTCTACTCCAGTGACTTGCAGCGTGCCAGTGAAACAGCCCGCCGGCTAGCAGAAGCAGTCGGACAATCGGTTCATATACTGCCCGCTCTCCGCGAACGGAACTTCGGCAAATGGGAAGGGCTTACCCGTGAAGAGATTGAGGAACGGTATCAAGATAGCAATATGAATGAAGCAAAGTATGGGATCGAGTCATTTGCGGCGATGCAAAAAAGGGCCATGGAATGTCTGACGACAATCGCTGAGGTAAACCTCAGTGGAACGGTTGCGGTTGTCAGCCACGGAGGCTTGATTAATTCGTTTCTTCATTTCATTACAAACGGAACATTGGGAACAGGTGTGACACAGATTGATAATACGGGAGTATCCACCGTTCGTTATCGCAGCGGACAGTGGGAAGTATTGCACGTCAACGATACGGAACACCTACAGGAGCCTCCGCTGTTCGCCGGCTAG